A region from the Coffea eugenioides isolate CCC68of chromosome 9, Ceug_1.0, whole genome shotgun sequence genome encodes:
- the LOC113782656 gene encoding abnormal spindle-like microcephaly-associated protein homolog isoform X3, with translation MESRNHKQQSTSCPSPLPSSSSSLLKDISNYRTPKNVSKTPNFPFSPYPESNPKFFTVQKAATPVSSSSRRKTSVTTAKLKVARRLKAFELEQSKSARRNEISKEKSLKSLAKSLSVWLNFLFENPKSCGCDVSTFTGEFDPIGGDSGVAEKKEGLTKGKRETGPGNGVKVGIDGPWRGPKRQKDLTWREGSGNGERVSGCPDLTFSALQGSLREVCSFNDLKERMRAYLSLESCNEIFDMMTQVAKNIDEGRLKIRANCPIVTDFGMKERSMGILMSYNPVWLRIGLHIILGGDSLLPNAEVNSEEEMAFLRMVIEKQFLSHAELAKTFAYNKMVDGLYRPGYFEKLGNVILKRFLLLVLVLDRAKSHSSLPTKYGIDGLDGGSPLLFSLKSNIKSSRHLITDFLSTDVMHGEGNLLAHLMIVGYKVTYQQSSLIEYSFRVKDLFEDLQDGIRLCRAIQLLQHDSSILLKLVVPSDTHKKSLSNCGIALQYLKQAGVPLCDEDGMLITDADIVNREKELVLSLLWNMFVHLQLPLLINKKLLAVEISKIRGVVTEHSNTCSTLDMLLNWIQAIGDSYDLTVENFSSLVDGRAMWCLLDYYFRKQHHSALSSKDLGRTNETVSLVSANEYTDAVHNFILSQKLTSLLGNFPEVLQVSDILEHNGACNDRSVVILLVFLSFQLLVKRNKDQLNFHKLLGFYCQTPERKCSSTKYWFLHSPAVSNAKENLFSHGEDASRNFKAIMAWWQEMAQRNNKCNLKTATISPLWYLTSRRDSIIRRENAAKIIQSHFRRSVQFRRYMKIKKAACLLQTAIRAWLSIKSRLPIKQFGELNRHKSFLSTRMSSNNCDMYMTFMVDRHSFVQLKRSIVVIQHAIRAWISRSRAQNMLCHNLSNAAIVIQKCFRGWKARSVYFCKRSSIQDEALTHFQEKELCNLHTHAAFTIQKAWRNFIVGNSLRKQHLAAIKIQSCFRRLMMRKHFLEQNSAVLKVQSIFRCLRCSRELQHYRKKCRAATTIQSHVQGWIARRRAYMLRSHALIIQSHFRGWLTRKELLFEKEAAIKIQNAFRCTKQQKAYFCTRVAAVDIQRFVRGHVTRKRILALWYRCFFLPEGLKQWHQKL, from the exons atggaatcTAGAAATCATAAACAACAATCGACTTCATGCCCTTCGCCTTTACcatcctcttcttcttcactcCTCAAAGACATTTCAAATTACAGGACCCCTAAAAATGTCTCAAAAACTCCTAATTTCCCTTTTTCTCCGTATCCTGAATCCAATCCTAAATTTTTCACGGTCCAGAAAGCTGCTACCCCTGTTTCCTCTTCGTCTCGGAGGAAGACATCGGTTACCACGGCCAAGTTAAAGGTTGCCCGTAGATTGAAAGCTTTTGAACTCGAGCAATCCAAGTCAGCCAGGAGAAATGAGATTAGTAAAGAGAAGTCTTTGAAATCACTGGCAAAATCGCTTtcggtttggttgaactttctctTTGAGAACCCAAAATCTTGTGGATGCGACGTGTCGACGTTTACTGGAGAATTTGACCCCATTGGTGGGGATTCTGGGGTGGCAGAGAAGAAGGAGGGTTTGACCAAGGGGAAAAGAGAGACCGGGCCGGGCAATGGGGTTAAGGTTGGCATTGACGGGCCTTGGCGTGGGCCGAAGAGGCAAAAGGATCTAACGTGGAGAGAAGGTTCGGGGAATGGAGAGAGGGTCTCTGGGTGTCCAGATTTGACGTTTTCGGCACTGCAGGGTTCGTTGAGGGAGGTTTGCAGTTTTAATGACTTAAAGGAGAGAATGAGGGCTTACTTGAGCTTGGAAAGCTGTAATGAGATATTTGATATGATGACTCAAGTAGCAAAG AATATTGATGAGGGGCGATTGAAGATAAGGGCCAACTGCCCGATAGTGACAGATTTTGGGATGAAAGAGAGATCCATGGGAATCCTTATGAGTTACAACCCAGTATGGTTGCGAATAGGACTACACATTATTTTAGGAGGTGACTCGCTTTTGCCAAATGCAGAGGTTAATTCTGAGGAAGAAATGGCGTTCTTGAGGATGGTAATTGAGAAGCAGTTCCTGTCACATGCTGAGCTTGCTAAGACCTTTGCTTATAACAAAATGGTTGATGGCCTATATAGGCCGGGTTACTTTGAGAAGCTCGGAAATGTTATTTTGAAGCGATTTTTGTTGCTTGTGCTCGTACTTGACAGAGCCAAATCTCATAGCAGCCTACCCACTAAATATGGCATAGATGGATTGGATGGGGGTTCTCCCCTATTGTTCTCATTGAAATCCAATATTAAGTCAAGCCGTCATCTGATTACTG ATTTTTTATCAACGGATGTGATGCATGGAGAAGGTAATCTTCTTGCACATCTAATGATTGTAGGGTATAAAGTGACTTACCAACAG AGTTCTTTGATTGAGTATAGCTTTAGAGTGAAGGATTTATTTGAAGATCTTCAAGATGGTATCCGGCTTTGCCGAGCCATTCAGCTATTGCAACACGATTCTTCCATTCTATTG AAATTAGTAGTCCCATCAGATACTCACAAAAAGAGTCTATCCAACTGTGGCATTGCTCTCCAATACTTGAAACAAGCTGGAGTGCCACTTTGCGATGAAGACGGAATGTTGATTACCGATGCAGATATTGTTAACAGAGAAAAGGAGCTTGTACTTTCTTTGCTGTGGAACATGTTTGTTCACTTGCAG TTGCCCCTTCTAATCAACAAAAAGCTTTTAGCCGTGGAGATATCCAAAATAAGAGGAGTTGTTACG GAACATTCAAACACTTGCTCTACATTGGACATGCTTCTTAACTGGATCCAG GCAATAGGTGATAGCTATGATTTGACGGTTGAAAATTTCTCTTCACTGGTTGATGGAAGAGCCATGTGGTGCTTGTTGGATTATTATTTCCGCAAACAACACCATTCTGCCTTATCCTCTAAG GATCTGGGTAGAACAAATGAAACAGTCTCTCTAGTGTCGGCAAATGAATACACAGATGCAGTGCACAACTTCATATTGTCTCAGAAATTGACATCACTATTGGGCAATTTTCCTGAG GTTTTGCAAGTCAGCGACATACTTGAACATAATGGTGCATGTAACGATCGTAGTGTAGTTATTCTGTTGGTGTTTCTGTCATTTCAACTGCTTGTGAAAAGAAACAAG GATCAGCTAAATTTTCATAAGTTGCTGGGTTTTTACTGTCAAACTCCAGAAAGGAAATGCTCAAGTACAAAGTATTGGTTTCTGCATTCTCCAGCTGTTTCAAATGCAAAAGAGAATCTGTTCAGCCATGGTGAAG ATGCTTCGAGGAATTTCAAGGCCATAATGGCTTGGTGGCAAGAAATGGCTCAGAGGAACAACAAATGCAATTTAAAGACAGCTACCATAAGTCCACTGTGGTACTTGACTAGCAGAAGGGATAGCATTATCAGAAGAG aaaatgcagcaaaaatAATACAGTCTCATTTCAGACGATCAGTGCAATTTCGCAGAtatatgaaaattaaaaaagcAGCCTGCCTGTTGCAAACTGCTATACGTGCTTGGCTGAGCATAAAATCAAGATTGCCAATCAAGCAATTTGGTGAACTAAACCGTCATAAATCATTCCTTT CTACGAGGATGAGTTCTAACAATTGTGATATGTACATGACCTTTATGGTTGACCGGCATAGCTTTGTCCAGTTGAAGAGATCAATTGTAGTCATCCAGCATGCTATACGAGCCTGGATTTCAAGAAGCCGTGCTCAAAATATGCTGTGTCACAATTTGTCAAATGCGGCCATTGTTATCCAGAAATGTTTTCGTGGATGGAAAGCTAGATCTGTGTATTTCTGCAAGCGTAGTAGTATTCAAGACGAAGCTCTCACCCATTTCCAAGAAAAGGAATTGTGCAATCTTCATACACATGCTGCATTTACTATCCAAAAAGCTTGGAGAAATTTCATTGTTGGCAATTCTCTCAGAAAGCAGCACTTGGCTGCAATTAAAATCCAAAGCTGCTTTCGTAGGTTGATGATGAGAAAACATTTTTTAGAGCAAAATAGCGCCGTACTAAAAGTTCAAAGCATTTTCCGATGCTTGAGATGTTCGAGGGAACTCCAGCACTACAGAAAGAAGTGTAGGGCAGCAACAACTATCCAGTCTCATGTTCAAGGATGGATTGCACGAAGAAGAGCATATATGCTGAGATCTCATGCCTTGATAATCCAA AGCCATTTCCGTGGGTGGTTAACGAGGAAGGAGCTGTTATTCGAGAAAGAGGCTGCTATAAAGATTCAAAATGCCTTTCGGTGTACGAAACAACAGAAGGCATACTTCTGTACCAGAGTTGCTGCTGTAGATATCCAACGGTTTGTCAGGGGACACGTGACAAGGAAAAGGATTCTTG CATTGTGGTATAGGTGCTTCTTTTTGCCGGAAGGTCTCAAACAATGGCATCAGAAACTTTGA